A section of the Salmo salar chromosome ssa05, Ssal_v3.1, whole genome shotgun sequence genome encodes:
- the npm1b gene encoding nucleophosmin 1b, whose protein sequence is MAENSVPDLTRPQMYLFGCALKSDKKEFKVEVEDDDADHQLSLKAVCLGAEAEDKFHTVEIEGVTYDGKTTKIPLAVLKPSVLPSVSLGGFEITPPVTFRLQSGCGPVYISGQHFVSVKDSDEEEEENNTSPVKRLSSLTSGKRPAPKKLKMESDDDDDDSDEDDDDDDDDDDDDSDEDESEVKVQKVPAKPTIKKSPEPLGKKPKSVTWAQNGSPGKQGGPSAKPQTKTPVGGKEKSQKEKSGAGPSNVLTVPEIKNKLVSAAKEGKPFPKTEQKFENYAKSAFRMSDRKVVRDLWNFVQTLKTEKK, encoded by the exons ATGGCGGAGAATAGCGTCCCAGATTTAACCAGacctcaaatgtatttatttg GTTGTGCACTCAAATCGGACAAAAAGGAGTTCAAAGTCGAGGTGGAGGACGATGATGCGGATCATCAGCTGTCACTCAAAGCA GTGTGCCTGGGTGCGGAGGCCGAGGATAAGTTTCACACGGTGGAGATCGAGGGTGTCACATACGACGGAAAGACCACCAAAATTCCACTGGCTGTGCTGAAGCCGTCCGTGCTGCCCTCT GTGAGTTTAGGAGGGTTTGAGATCACCCCTCCAGTAACCTTCCGTCTCCAGTCTGGCTGTGGACCAGTGTACATCAGTGGACAGCATTTTGTCA GTGTGAAGGACtctgatgaggaagaggaggaaaacaACACATCACCTGTGAAGAGGCTGTCAAGCTTGACCTCAGGGAAGCGTCCTGCCCCG AAGAAACTGAAAATGGagtcagatgatgatgatgatgacagcgATGAAGATGACGACGATGACGACGA TGATGATGACGACGATAGTGATGAAGATGAGAGTGAGGTGAAGGTACAGAAAGTTCCAGCCAAACCAACCATAAAGAAA AGCCCGGAGCCTTTGGGGAAGAAGCCGAAAAGTGTGACATGGGCGCAGAATGGCTCACCTGGGAAACAAGGGGGACCATCAGCAAAACCTCAAACCAAG ACACCAGTGGGAGGAAAAGAAAAAAGCCAGAAGGAAAAGTCTGGAGCTGGCCCATCCAATGTTCTCACCGTGCCCGAAATCAAGAACAAGCTAGTGTCGGCTGCCAAAGAG GGAAAACCTTTTCCAAAGACCGAGCAGAAGTTTGAAAACTATGCCAAAAGTGCTTTCAGGATGTCAGATAGAAAA GTGGTTAGAGACCTCTGGAACTTTGTACAAACATTGAAAACAGAGAAGAAATAA